One part of the Ziziphus jujuba cultivar Dongzao chromosome 2, ASM3175591v1 genome encodes these proteins:
- the LOC107418922 gene encoding mitochondrial import receptor subunit TOM5 homolog — protein MADRKPAISVESVKAFLKSEYHDEDKWAHNMKLLRAVGLFAGSILLMRNYGHLMAV, from the exons ATGGCGGACCGGAAACCTGCGATCTCAGTTGAGAGCGTGAAAGCATTCTTGAAATCCGAGTACCATGACGAGGATAAGTGGGCCCACAACATG AAATTGCTGCGAGCGGTGGGACTGTTTGCTGGATCAATTTTGCTGATGAGAAATTATGGTCACCTGATGGCAGTGTGA
- the LOC107408987 gene encoding tryptophan--tRNA ligase, cytoplasmic: MMEKEAEEKGQDQEQEQEQVVNPWQVSAKSGGKIDYDKLIDQFGCQRLDQSLIDRVERLTSRPPHVFLRRGVFFAHRDFNDILDAYEKGDKFYLYTGRGPSSEALHLGHLIPFMFTKYLQDAFKVPLVIQLTDDEKCMWKNMSVEESHRLAWENAKDIIACGFDVTRTFIFSDFDYMGGNFYKNIVKVAKCVTYNKVVGIFGFTGEDHIGKVFFPPVQAVPSFPSTFPHLFTGRDHLRCLIPCAIDQDPYFRMTRDVAPRIGYLKPALIESSFFPALQGENGKMSASDPNSAIYVTDSAKAIKNKINKYAFSGGQDSIEKHRELGANLEVDIPVKYLSFFLDDDAELEHIKKEYGAGRMLTGEVKQRLIDVLTELVERHRRARAAVTDEMVAAFMAVRPLPNMFN, encoded by the exons ATGATGGAGAAGGAGGCGGAAGAGAAAGGGCAAGACCAGGAGCAGGAGCAGGAACAGGTAGTAAATCCATGGCAAGTGTCAGCCAAAAGCGGAGGGAAGATTGACTATGACAAGCTCATCGATCAGTTCGGCTGCCAGAGGCTGGACCAGTCCCTTATTGACCGTGTTGAGCGTCTCACCTCACGCCCTCCCCATGTCTTCCTTCGCCGTGGCGTATTCTTTGCTCACCG GGACTTCAATGACATCCTGGATGCTTATGAGAAAGGAGACAAGTTTTATCTCTACACGGGGAGAGGCCCTTCCTCTGAAGCTTTGCATTTGGGTCATCTCATCCCCTTTATGTTCACCAA ATATTTGCAAGATGCTTTCAAGGTTCCTCTGGTTATACAATTAACTGATGATGAGAAATGCATGTGGAAGAATATGTCGGTTGAAGAGAGCCACAGACTTGCTTGGGAAAATGCTAAAGATATTATTGCTTGCGGTTTTGATGTAACAAGAACTTTCATCTTCTCTGATTTTGATTACATGGGCGG TAACTTCTACAAGAACATTGTAAAGGTTGCAAAGTGTGTCACATATAATAAG GTTGTGGGTATTTTTGGTTTCACGGGTGAAGATCACATTGGAAAAGTATTTTTTCCTCCTGTTCAG GCAGTTCCATCTTTTCCTAGTACCTTTCCACATCTGTTCACTGGTAGAGATCATCTTCGCTGCTTGATTCCTTGTGCTATTGACCAG GATCCTTATTTCAGAATGACACGAGATGTTGCTCCTCGGATTGGATATCTTAAGCCTGCATTGATTGAGTCATCATTCTTTCCTGCCCTGCAG GGAGAGAATGGCAAAATGTCTGCTAGCGATCCTAATTCTGCAATATATGTGACAGATTCTGCAAAGGCCATTAAGAACAAG ATAAATAAGTATGCCTTCTCTGGCGGACAAGATTCTATTGAGAAACACAGGGAGTTAGGGGCAAATCTGGAG GTCGATATACCAGTCAAGTACCTTAGTTTTTTTCTAGACGATGATGCAGAACTTGAACATATAAAGAAG GAGTATGGTGCTGGACGCATGCTAACAGGTGAGGTGAAACAACGGCTAATTGATGTTCTGACAGAATTGGTCGAAAGACATCGCAGGGCTAGGGCTGCTGTGACTGATGAG atgGTGGCTGCATTCATGGCAGTTAGACCACTTCCCAATATGTTCAACTAA